GGAAGCCGGCGTCCCGGCCGGCAGCATCGTCTTGTACGACCAGACCAGCGACGAATTGAAAACCGCCGGGTTCGCCGTCAATCCGGACGGGCCCGGGGTCCGCTGCCGCGGAACCGACAAGACCTACGGAACGGAATGGACCAACGTCGGCGGCGCCGATGTGCCGGTGAGCCCGATCCTCAAAGACTGCACGGCGCTAATCAACATGCCGGTGTTGAAAGCCCACATGCTGGCCGGAATCACCTTCGCGCTAAAAAACCACTTCGGTTCCGTGCAATATCCGGGCATGCTGCACAGCGGCATCGCCGGGAAGATCGCGGCGCTGAACGCGCTGCCCGAGATCAAGGAGCGCACCCGGCTGGTCATCGGCGACGTCCTCGAGGCGAACCTGGAATACGGCACCTCGTATCCCTATTGGACGGCTGACTACCGCGGGGATTCGATTCTGATGAGTTGCGATCCGGTGGCGCACGACGCGGTCGGGCTGGATATCCTCAAGGGGCTGCTTGCCGAAGCGGGCAAGCCGGCGCTGTCCCTGCTGTCGATCGCCGAATCCTGCCTTTCGGAATCCGGGTCGCTCGGCCTGGGCGTCCATCAACTCGAGAAAATCGAACGGCTGGAAGTCGCCGTCTGAATCCCGCGAGGCTGCGAACGGCATGAACGGAAAAACCCTGCGATTTGCGCATGTCCTCCGGACCGGAGCCGCGCCGACCCTCCTCGCCGGCTTGGTTTTCTGCGCGGGATGCGCGCCAGCGCCCGCTCCGGTCAAACCCGCCGATTCCCTCCCCGGCGCGGATTCCATCCCCGGCTGGATTCCCGCCGGCGAAGCCCTGACCTTCACCCGCGAGACGCTGTTCGACTACATCAACGGCGCCTCGGAATATTACTTCACCTACACCTTCGAGGAAGTGGCGACCGGCCGCTACGCGGACGGCGCCGGCAGGGAACTGAACGCCGAAATCTGGCGCTTCGCCGAAGCGGAGGACGCCTACGGCTTGTTCTCCGGCCGGGAGGGCATCCCGGCGGCGGCGGTCGGGCGGGCGAACCAAGCCGTGCTGGAAACCGGCGTGCGCCTGGTCTTCTGGCAGGAGAAATTCTACGTCAACCTCACCGCGCTCGACACGGCCGCCGACGGGGAACTGCTCCAATTCGCGGAGTTCATCTCCCGGTCGCTTCCGGCGGGCGGGGAGAAGCCGGCGATCCTCGGCTTCCTTCCCGCGGAAGGGCTGGCCGCCGGATCCGAAAAATTCTTCCATATGGAGTTGGCGATCCAGGAAAGGATCTGGCTCGGCGGGGAAAACCTGCTCGGATTGACCGCGGACACCGACGCGGTGGCGGCTCGTTACGCGCGCGGCGGTTCGGAATGTCAGTTGCTGCTGGTGCAATATCCGGATTCGGCGCGGGCGGAGGCGGCGCTCGAGGTTCTCCGGGGCGGCGGGGTGGAAGACGCCGCCGCGGCCGCCCGCAACGGAAAACTTCTGGGCGCGGTCTTCGGGACGAATGCGAAGGAGCCGGCCGAGGCCCTGCTGGCCGAGGCGCTGGGTACCTGAGGCAGCCCTTGCCTCGGAACGGAAACGGGCGGCGGTCGAAAAACACTTGAAAGCGGATTCGAAGCCGAATAAACCCGCCGGGCGGATCGCCCGCGGCAGGCTCGACGGTTTTTCAATGCCCGGCAGGGATGAATCACTCGCCGGCGGCGGCTGGGATTTCTTTCCTCGAGTCCGCTTCCATCTGGAAAAAATGTAATTTCTCAGCCGGCGATCATCATGCCGGCGCCCGCCCTCGGCGTGTTCTTCGCCGGAGGTGAACCTGGCCGGCGTCCAGTACATCTTCGATAAATATTGGACCCCGGCTTCGAATCCCGCTTTCCCTCGCTTTCCCTCGCTTCGCTCGGGACAGGCGCTCGGGACAGGCGCTTGGGACGGGCGCGAGGGCAGGCGCGAGGACGGGCGCGA
The genomic region above belongs to Anaerolineales bacterium and contains:
- a CDS encoding DUF362 domain-containing protein; translated protein: MNASKPTHRNLSRKQFLQLSAFGAAGWLTSCRAAPSAPAVTPTRTVPPVDPAAAKTEAAAPQSAVTSRVVHTRGAGVWDGDGLSGAVVRRMLDESIVRLTGQTTARDGWASLFTADDKVAIKVNAFYNSLIWTHVPLVAAVTDSLQEAGVPAGSIVLYDQTSDELKTAGFAVNPDGPGVRCRGTDKTYGTEWTNVGGADVPVSPILKDCTALINMPVLKAHMLAGITFALKNHFGSVQYPGMLHSGIAGKIAALNALPEIKERTRLVIGDVLEANLEYGTSYPYWTADYRGDSILMSCDPVAHDAVGLDILKGLLAEAGKPALSLLSIAESCLSESGSLGLGVHQLEKIERLEVAV